A portion of the Longimicrobiales bacterium genome contains these proteins:
- the trpB gene encoding tryptophan synthase subunit beta — translation MTADAVSDRFGIFGGRYVPETLIPALDEVSEAYRVASHDPAFGAELRDLSQNFVGRPTPLYHARRLGASIRHDSVWLKREDLNHTGAHKINNTIGQALLARRMGKKRIIAETGAGQHGVATATACALFDMECVVYMGEEDIERQALNVYRMELLGAEVRPVGSGTRTLKDATNEAIRDWVTNVVSTHYIIGSVVGPDPFPRMVRDFQSVIGQEARVQMLDRTGRLPEWVVACVGGGSNAMGMFHAFVPDDGVDLIGVEAGGDGVESNRHSASLAAGSPGVLHGSLSYLLQDSDGQVSPAHSISAGLDYPGVGPEHSSLKDSGRARYSYVTDCEALNAFHSLSELEGVIPALESAHAVAYVLREGASVAGPILVCLSGRGDKDVAHVARTEGRGSPI, via the coding sequence ATGACCGCGGACGCCGTGTCCGACCGTTTCGGGATCTTCGGTGGGCGTTACGTGCCCGAAACGCTGATCCCGGCCCTCGACGAGGTGTCAGAGGCGTATCGAGTCGCGTCGCACGACCCGGCGTTTGGGGCTGAGTTGCGAGACCTCAGCCAGAACTTCGTTGGGCGTCCGACTCCTCTCTATCACGCGCGGCGTTTGGGGGCCTCGATCAGGCACGATTCTGTGTGGCTGAAGCGAGAGGACCTGAATCACACCGGCGCCCACAAGATCAACAACACGATCGGTCAGGCCCTCCTCGCCCGGCGCATGGGAAAGAAGCGCATCATCGCTGAGACAGGTGCCGGGCAACACGGGGTGGCTACGGCTACAGCGTGCGCACTCTTCGATATGGAGTGCGTCGTCTACATGGGCGAAGAGGACATCGAGCGACAGGCACTCAACGTCTATCGGATGGAGCTTCTCGGGGCGGAGGTGCGTCCGGTGGGGTCGGGTACTCGCACGCTTAAGGACGCAACCAACGAGGCGATCCGTGACTGGGTTACCAATGTCGTATCGACTCACTACATCATCGGTTCTGTCGTGGGCCCGGACCCATTTCCACGCATGGTGCGAGATTTTCAGTCGGTGATTGGCCAGGAGGCGCGTGTACAGATGCTAGATCGGACAGGTCGACTCCCTGAATGGGTTGTCGCCTGTGTCGGGGGCGGCTCGAACGCGATGGGGATGTTCCATGCGTTCGTGCCGGACGACGGCGTTGATCTCATCGGCGTGGAAGCGGGAGGAGATGGGGTCGAATCGAACCGTCACTCGGCCTCGCTCGCCGCCGGATCGCCGGGTGTTCTCCACGGCTCTCTCAGCTATCTTCTGCAAGATTCAGATGGTCAGGTCTCGCCGGCCCATTCGATTTCTGCTGGGCTGGATTATCCTGGGGTCGGACCGGAGCATTCCTCCCTCAAGGATTCCGGGCGTGCGCGCTATTCCTACGTTACGGATTGCGAGGCATTGAACGCATTCCACAGTCTCTCGGAACTGGAGGGTGTCATTCCTGCTCTGGAGTCGGCGCACGCCGTGGCGTATGTCCTGCGAGAAGGTGCCTCCGTTGCCGGTCCCATACTCGTGTGCCTATCCGGCCGTGGCGACAAGGATGTCGCTCACGTTGCCAGGACCGAGGGCCGCGGCAGCCCGATTTGA